In the genome of Oncorhynchus nerka isolate Pitt River linkage group LG4, Oner_Uvic_2.0, whole genome shotgun sequence, the window TCTGGCCCCATCTAAAGCCAGGCAGGCAGGACTGACCTTCTCTGGCCCCATCTAAAGCCAGGCAGGCAGGACTGACTCCCTCTCTAAAGCCAGGCCTGACTATCTAAGGCAGGCAGGGactgaggcaggcaggcaggactgaCTGACTCTAAAGCCAGGCTGGCCCTATCTGCAGTGTGATGCTGGggtagagtagaggagtagagggcaTCTGTGTGTtcgtccctaatggcaccctattccctatatagtgcactacttttgaccagataccATAAGAATTAGGTCcctaatggcaccatattccctatatagtgcactacttttgaccagggccctattagaggtgtactatacagggaataggatgccatatgGGACCTGTGTTGTTGCCGACTGCATTGACCATGTTCTCAACCCCTCACTGTGTACCATAGACCTGCTCTTCCTGCTCTGATGCCTGCTGGAAAAGACCAAACCAgttagactgtaggctacacattGCCTATTCAGAATAGAATGAAAGTGAATGCTGTTGAGAACCAAATCCTTATCAACAGGTTATTACATCTTGTGTGGAAGTGTAAAGAAcattctcaaatgttgtgcaactAACAAAGTAGGCCAATAGGGTTTTATGGGATATGGGATGAGTGCTATTATCTTTATACCGTTCCTCCACTAAGAGGTATGTTCGTGTGTGTCTAGTCCTCACGTCCTCACTCTGGACATTTTCGGGGTTTTGTACCAGAGCATTGAAGAGTGCCATGTAGCTACTGTTGTATGAGTATACCTAGCGCATGGTAGTGGCAATTCAAAACCAGGAAAAACCCTCTACACATTGCACAGTTTGTtggttgttgtcttaggtctcccTTTATAATGTAGTGCTGGTTATTTTTCTCTTGATGTTTTGTCCTATTTTTATATTATTCTGTACTTTTAATACCTTTTGCCTTTAATAGGccttttgccttctggtaggctctcattgtatataataatgtgttcttaatctgacttgcctagttaaataaaggttttaaaaaaaaaaaaattcagtgAGAATTAGAGTTCGGCTTTTCAAAAGACCAATACCATTTCAAATAAAAGGAAATAAACCTTTGTGAAAATACTAACATCTATGCAGAGTAGTTAcaggaactagagagagagagagagagagagagagagaaagagaaagagagagagagagaaagagaaagagagagagaggggggggaagagaaagagagagagaggggggaaagagaaagagagagagagagagagaaagagagagcgagagagagagcgagagagagagagagagagaagggcgtaTGGTATTAATCGGCCAAGTAGAAAGCCCCAGTCCAACTGACAGCGGCGGCTAGCAGACGAGGCAACGAGAGAGGCAGAAGAGAAGCCCGATTTCTCCAATGTCAACAGTCTATATTCTAAGGCAGTGAAATATATACAAATAATTAACGTGATGATGATGTTAATTTTTCCTGATGATTTTTGTTTAACACACGGATATCAGATTCATTATTAATAGACCATCTGCCTACACACACTCGAACCGGAACACCGGTTTACAGGCAGCGTGCGTGGGTAACGTCTCTACGGTACGATGGATGGTATTCTGTGTCAATATCGATCGGTGTGACTACCTCGAGTCACCTTTGAGTCACTGGATTGTTTCACGTGAAGGTTTATTTCTCGAAACGCAACGTGAGTAGGCTAATCAACTAGTCATCGTACTGAACGGGCTTTCCTGTCACCACCGGGGTGGAATTGTGAAACCTTCGCTTATTGTAAGTATATTTTAAGAATGATTATGATACACTATTATATTTTAAGAATGATTATGATACACTCAATAGTAGTGTATCCTACCGTATATGATCATATgaatgtactgtaggctatatgatcaAATATGGTGCCAATATTCAACCTTATGCTATTCTTCTGTACACTCACTCCCATGACAAGTCGTATTAAAATATAATTATTATTAGAAACTGTAGGATAAATCATTTTATTGAGAGCCTAATAGTAAAGTGGTTCTCGCTTTCATTCATGTGTTACAGATAAAACCATACGATATATAGCCAACGCTTTTAATTAGGATGTATATACGATATATAGCCAACGCTTTTAATTAGGATGTATACGGTATAGCCAACGCTTTTAATTAGGATGTATATACAATATATAGCCAACGCTTTTAATTAGGATGTATACGGTATAGCCAACGCTTTTAATTAGGATGTATATACAATATATAGCCAACGCTTTTAATTAGGATGTATATACGATATATAGCCAACGCTTTTAATTAGGATGTATATACGATATATAGCCAACGCTTTAAATTAGGATGTATATACGATATATAGCCAACGCTTTTAATTAGGATGTATATACGATATATAGCCAACGCTTTTAATTAGGATGTATATACGATATATAGCCAACGCTTTTAATTAGGATGTATATACGATATATAGCCAACGCTTTAAATTAGGATGTATATACAATATATAGCCAACGCTTTTAATTAGGATGTATATACAATATATAGCCAACGCTTTAAATTAGGATGTATATACAATATATAGCCAACGCTTTAAATTAGGATGTATATACAATATATAGCCAACGCTTTAAATTAGGATGTATATACAATATATAGCCAACGCTTTTAATTAGGATGTATATACGATATATAGCCAACGCTTTTAATTAGGATGTATATACAATATATAGCCAACGCTTTAAATTAGGATGTATATACAATATATAGCCAACGCTTTTAATTAGGATGTATATACGGTATAGCCAACGCTTTAAATTAGGATGTATATACGATATATATCCAACGCTTTAAATTAGGATGTATATACAATATATAGCCAACGCTTTTAATTAGGATGTATATACAATATATAGCCAACGCTTTAAATTAGGATGTATATACAATATATAGCCAACGCTTTTAATTAGGATGTATATACGATATATAGCCAACGCTTTTAATTAGGATGTATATACAATATATAGCCAACGCTTTAAATTAGGATGTATACGGTATAGCCAACGCTTTTAATTAGGATGTATATACAATATATAGCCAACGCTTTAAATTAGGATGTATACGGTATAGCCAACGCTTTTAATTAGGATGTATATACAATATATAGCCAACGCTTTAAATTAGGATGTATACGGTATAGCCAACGCTTTTAATTAGGATGTATATACAATATATAGCCAACGCTTTAAATTAGGATGTATACGGTATAGCCAACGCTTTTAATTAGGATGTATATACAATATATAGCCAACGCTTTTAATTAGGATGTATATACGATATATAGCCAACGCTTTTAATTAGGATGTATATACAATATATAGCCAACGCTTTAAATTAGGATGTATATACAATATATAGCCAACGCTTTAAATTAGGATGTATATACGATATATAGCCAACGCTTTTAATTAGGATGTATATACAATATATAGCCAACGCTTTTAATTAGGATGTATATACAATATATAGCCAACGCTTTTAATTAGGATGTATACGGTACAGCCAACAGTTTTAATTAGGATGTATATACAATATATAGCCAACGCTTTAAATTAGGATGTATATACAATATATAGCCAACGCTTTAAATTAGGATGTATACGGTATAGCCAACAGTTTTAATTAGGATGTATACGAAATATCCAACGCTTTTAATTAGGATGTATATACGGTATAGCCAACGCTTTTAATTAGAATGTATAGGATATAGCCAACGCTTTTAATTAGGATGTATACAGTATAGCCAACGCTTTTAATTAGGATGTATACGGTATAGCCAACGCTTTTAATTAGGATGTATACGGTATAGCCAACGCTTTTAATTAGGATGTATACGGTATAGCCAACGCTTTTAATTAGGATGTATACGGTATAGCCAACGCTTTTAATTAGGATGTATACGGTACAGCCAACAGTTTTAATTAGGATGTATACGGTATAGCCAACGCTTTTAATTAGGATGTATACGGTATAGCCAACGCTTTTAATTAGGATGTATACGGTACAGCCAACAGTTTTAATTAGGATGTATACGGTATAGCCAACGCTTTTAATTAGGATGTATACGGTATAGCCAACAGTTTTAATTAGGATGTATACGGTATAGCCAACGTTTATAAATCGGATTTATGTGTAGAGGTTCCAATGATTAAAAGCGGCTTGTTGCTTTTGACTTTTGAGCGAAAGTGAAACTATAGTTTTTTATTCCCACTGTAGTCATATAAATCAAATACAATGTATCAGTTTTGGTTTTCAAATCACATGTTGTATTATATATAGAATCTACATTTATTTTCTATTTTAACAGGTGGCCCGAATTCTTTattggaatattttttgaacagaAACAGTTTCTTGGTAAATGTCCTAGTCTTCACAGCCAATGCCAACGGGACCATTTAAACCTTAACTAATCAGATGATGAAGATTCCGTCTCCCTGCGTCAATGACGGCTAAAATGGATACCCCTTTCTACCACGACGAAGCCCCAGGCATTCCTCACAATTTCGGACAACACCATGCAGATTACCAACGTTACCAGGGCCACAAGATGATGAGTAAGAAGGTGGCACATAACTTCTCAGGCGGTTCCCACAGCAGCTCTGGCCTGAAACTGTCACAAAGCCAGCCGGGGAGTAACTGCAATATCAATCCTAATAATCTGGGAGGGATtaacagcaacacaaacagcTCGTTAATGCCCGGCGGCTTGTCAGATATGAACCTTCTGAAGCTAGCCTCCCCTGACCTCGAGCACCTCATCATCCAGTCTAACCAGGGCCTGGTGACGACGTCTCCTGTCCCCAACCCTAACGGAGGTAATCCTTTCATGTACCGGAACAACGCCACTAACGAACAGGAGGGTTTTGCAGATGGGTTCGTCAAAGCCCTGGCGGATCTTCATAAACAGAACCAGCTGGTTGGAGCTCCcgtgtccccttcctcctctatGCAAGGCCCCTACCAGAGGAACATCATGTCTGCAGGAGACCTGCCCATCTATACCAACCTCAGCAGCTACAACCCCAACCACCCCAGCCATATATCATCATCCTACCCAGGGGGCCAGATGCCCGACAGCTACCCAGGCCACGGCCCCCACAGACTTGGAGGCCAGGGACCCCACCATCCCCACAACAGGGGGTTTGACGCCCCTCAGACTGTCCCAGAGGTCCCTCATCCTCCCGGGgaccccacctcctcccctccctcgctctctcccatcGACCTGGAGACCCAGGAGAGGATCAAGGCCGAGAGGAAGAAACTACGTAACCGGATCGCGGCGTCTAAGTGTCGTAAAAGGAAGCTGGAGCGGATCTCCAGGCTAGAGGAGAAGGTGAAGGTTCTGAAGACCCAGAACTGTGACCTGACCTCCACCGCCTCGGTCCTGAGGGAACAGGTGGCTCAGCTCAAACAGAAAGTCATGAATCACGTCACCAACGGCTGCCAGATAGCAGTGAGTTCAGCCACCCTGCAGGCCAACAGCAGCCGGGAGAGGGACAGCACCAACTGTTGATCAACGGACTGTTACTGTACAGGGATGTTGCTCTGAGTCAGTCCTCTATAAAGGAGGTAGTACCTCTACTGTACAGGGATGAGAAGTGTATTTTTTTTATGTTGCTCTGAGTCAGTCCTCTATAAAGGAGGTAGTACCTCTACTGTACAGGGATGAGGAGTGTTGTGATGGTAAGTGAAATATGCTAACTACGTGAGTGGTTGGGGAGAAGGGAGAATCCCACCTCTCGATGCTAACTGATAACTACGTGAGTGGTTGGGGAGAAGGGAGAATCCCACCTCTGTATGCTAACTGATAACTACGTGAGTGGTTGGGGAGAAGGGTGAATCCCACCTCTCTATGCTAACTACGTGAGTGGTTGGGGAGAAGGGAGAATCCCACCTCTCTATGCTAACTGCTAACTACATGAGTGCTTGGGGAGAAGGGAGAATCCCACCTCTGTATGCTAACTGATAACTATGTGAGTGGTTGGGGAGAAGGGAGAATCCCACCTCTCTATGCTAACTACGTGAGCGGTTGGGGAGAAGGGAGAATCCCACCTCTCTATGCTAACTGATAACTACATGAGTGGTTGGGGAGAAGGGAGAATCCCACCTCTCTATGCTAACTACGTGAGCGGTTGGGGAGAAGGGAGAATCCCACCTCTCTATGCTAACTGCTAACTACGTGAGTGGTTGGGGAGTAGGGAGAATCCCACCTCTCTATGCTAACTACGTGAGCGGTTGGGGAGAAGGGAGAATCCCACCTCTCTATGCTAACTACGTGAGTGGTTGAGGAGAAGGGAGAATcccacctctctaacctctacAGACACTTTGAGTTGTAGTAGTAACACAACAAGACATTTCACTTTTATTTTGCCCTCGCGCAGCCCTGAAAGTGACCAAAGCACCTCTGCTTAACAGGAGAGTACCACATGAAAACCTCTGCTTAACAGGAGAGTACCACATGACAACCTCTGCTTAACAGGAGAGTACCACATGAAAACCTCTGCTTAACAGGAGAGTACCAGACTGACGACTGAACCAAGTAACCATTAGAAGAGTGAGCAGCGGAGGATATTGTGCCTCTAGTATACAGTTCAGTAGGTCCCGGGTGTTTGTGGTAAACAGGAAGTATAATAACTGAGAGAGTGTGAAACATTCGGGGTTCCCATCACCTCAAAACAAGAATTTCTCAATTCTAGGTCATCTCTATGATAAAAAATAATATGAATCAAAACACTGTTCTATGGTATTTTTACCTGAGTATTGTCAGTTATAATTGGCATTACCTGAGTATTGTCAGTTATAATTGTCATTATCTGAGTATTGTCAGGTATAATTGTCATTACCTGAGTATTGTCAGTTATAATTGTCATTACCTGAGTATTGTCAGGTATAATTGTCATTACCTGAGTATTGTCAGTTATAATTGTCATTACCTGAGTATTGTCAGCTATAATTGTCATTATCTGAGTATTGTCAGCTATAAGTGTCATTATCTGAGTATTGTCAGCTATAATTGTCATTACCTGAGTATTGTCAGTTATAATTGTCATTACCTGAGTACTGTCAGCTATAATTGTCATTACCTGAGTATTGTCAGGTATAATTGTCATTACCTGAGTATTGTCAGCTATAATTGTCATTACCTGAGTATTGCCAGGTATAATTGTCATTACCTGAGTATTGCCAGTTATAATTGTCATTACCTGAGTATTGCCAGTTATAATTGTCATTACCTGAGTATTGCCAGGTATAATTGTCATTACCTGAGTCAGATGATAAGGTTACATCTGTAGTAAAGTGTGAGTTTGACTTTAGAACAAATGACAATTAATGGTACTGGAAGAGTCTCGTGTGGCACCTCAAGGCCCTGATCATACTCATTCTACGCTGTAGTTATGAAGTTATGGGAATTAAAGCTTTTTccgctttaaaaaaaaagttaattGGTCAAAGTATCACAATGTTGTTGATCAAATCCATCGGGCTTAATAATGTGATGTAGATAAGAGGTGCAGATTTATTTCTTTGAGTCACTTTAGTCTCTTGTCTTGGAATATATTATCTGTCTTGTTTAGAATTGTGCAATGTGTGTATGAGATGACAGCAAAACCAACCTCTTGAGACTTTCAACTCTAAGGGTTGGATACAATCCGTATTGCCAAAGTATTGCCGAATATCCACGTTACGGCTTGTTTGATATTTAAAGACAATGTTCCCGCGTTTGCAGAGACTATATTCACGGTAAAAGATGCATATGTCGGCTTAATCGGAAATGACCTTTTCATTTTAACACGGATCCGGATTGAATCCAGACCTAAATGTGTTTTTTATTAAATAACTGTGTTCATGTGAAACAGACAGAAGCTTCTGGTGATATATAAATAGTTTAAATAGATTTAAACCAATCACATCTTTGTAAGATTACTATTGGTTGTCATTTTGGAACATGGCTGATTCATTTTGGAACCTTGGTAATTCATTTTGGAACCTTGGTAATTCATTTTGGAACCTTGGTAATTCATTTTGGAACCTTGGTATTTCATTTTGGAACCTTGGTAATTCATTTTGGAACCTTGGTATTTCATTTTGGAACCTTGGTATTTCATTTTGGAACCATGGTATTTCATTTTGGAACCTTGGTAATTCTGAAAGATTTTCCTCCATTCCAACCAAAACACCCTTTGCACTGTTCTTCCTGTGATCATGTTGACCTGTAGGTTTTAGTGTCAGAGTCTAATGATGTTCAATGTGGTAACATTGTGGAACTACACTGTGTCAGAGATACATTTTCAAAGACATTTTAGATAAACTTGTTGTGTTAatagacggacggacagacggacgggcggacagacagacagacagacagacagacaga includes:
- the LOC115126237 gene encoding transcription factor Jun-like, coding for MTAKMDTPFYHDEAPGIPHNFGQHHADYQRYQGHKMMSKKVAHNFSGGSHSSSGLKLSQSQPGSNCNINPNNLGGINSNTNSSLMPGGLSDMNLLKLASPDLEHLIIQSNQGLVTTSPVPNPNGGNPFMYRNNATNEQEGFADGFVKALADLHKQNQLVGAPVSPSSSMQGPYQRNIMSAGDLPIYTNLSSYNPNHPSHISSSYPGGQMPDSYPGHGPHRLGGQGPHHPHNRGFDAPQTVPEVPHPPGDPTSSPPSLSPIDLETQERIKAERKKLRNRIAASKCRKRKLERISRLEEKVKVLKTQNCDLTSTASVLREQVAQLKQKVMNHVTNGCQIAVSSATLQANSSRERDSTNC